The DNA sequence TAGAAGAAGAAATCGACGCAAAATTAGGCAATGCTTATTTACCTTCAGAAATTGGTATTGTTTTAATGAATCACGGCTGCCCTCATGAAGCAAAAGGATTTACTTCGGGTATTGATGAAAGTCAAGCATTATATGAATTGGTAAGAGAAAAACTTATTTATCGTTATCCCTTAATTTCAGTAGGTTGGCTCAACCATCAAACCCCTTTAATTAAATGGACTCAACCGAATGCAGAGTTAGCAGGAAGAAACTTGATTGAGTTAGGGGCAAAAGCTCTAATATTTATGCCCATTGGCTTTGCAACGGAAAACCATGAAACCTTGTTAGATGTGGAGCACATTATTCAAGCGTTATATGTTAAGTATCCTGACATCAATTATGTGCAGATGGAATGCGTTAACGATAATGAGGAATTTTGTGCAATGGCGGCACAATGGGTTAATCCCTTGATTGAATCCTTATTAACGGAAGAAGGAGCAGTAATTAATCCTAGTTTTGCCAAAACCCATTATCATGGTCATCATCACCACGATCATAATCATAATCATAATCATAATCATAATCACCATCATCATTAAAAATTGACGTTGTTGATTTTGGATACGATTTCTCATTTGGGTGGGGTTAGGGGGAATAGGAAATAGGCAATAGTGATAATATGGGGTAGGCAAGGGGCAAGAGGCAAACCCCTCTTGTCTTCCCTCTAAATAAGGGGGAGGGCAAAAGTGTTTAATTACCACTAACTCCGAACCCTGAAATCCGAACTCATCCACCAATTCCCTAAAATGTATATTTTACCCCTGTGGAAAAGAAAAACTGCACTTTTGGATTGTTTTCATAAATTAATTGATTACGATACCTTACAAATAAACGATTGGTAAAAGACCATTTTTCACTTAGTGGAATGGATAAGTTAGAGTCTGAGGTGATGGTATAGTTTTCTAGATCGTTTAAGGCTGGTATAATGGCTAGAATATGGTTTAATTCAGCGTTACCGAGTTTTAGACCTCGACTTTGAAGCAAAATACCTAAAGCGGGAGATAGTTGATTTCGTCTCTTTTCTCCATCAAAAAAGTCGTACTCATAAATACTTCCTAAGCCTATTTGTAAGTCAACAGAATTATTGGGAGTTTCTCCCCTCCAGAGGTTATAACCCCCTCCCAAAAGTAAGTTTCCTAAAATACTTAAGTCATCATCATCATTTTGAGATGCGAAAAAATCTTGATTAGCGGTTATTAAAGTATTAGTAAAAAAACTCCAATCTTTGTCGAAGTGATAGCGATAAACGGAGTTAATTAAACCAGTAGGACGAAATTTATTAAAAGTGCGATCGCTATCATAGCCGATAAAAGCTGTACCGTTCACAAAAATATCGCTAATTTCCCATTGTTTTTCATAGTTAACATCAAAGCCGAAGGTAGCAGTAGTTTTACGAAAAGAGTTGACATTTGCTAGTAATCCTATTTGAAATTTTGTAGGGGTTTGCTCGAAGGGAAATTCTGGTTGGGGTTGACTGATTTGAGTTTGAATTATTTGACTCTGTTGATATATATTGTTTGCTATTTCTATTTCCCCTAATTTTTCGTACTCAAGGGCAATATTTAGTAATAAAGATGCTTGTAGAGATTTATCTTTTATTTGTTTCGTTTTTTCTTTCGCTAAGTTCAAAGATGCGATCGCGTAGTGGCACTTTGTGTTCACACTTTCTCTATTATTGATTTCTCCGTAAGTTTGAGCAACTTGGGTTAAACTAACTATCTGTTGATAATTATCTGTTAATTGTAAAGATACTTGTTGTGCTTTTGCTAATATTTTTAAGGCTTTTTTCTGATTATTTTGTCTAGCATATTTAAGAGCAAGATTCGTAAGAATCATTACTTTTAATGGTGAATCATCCATAGACAAAATGCTCTTATAATTATTATCTATCGAACTGATTGTATTTAAGTCATCCGTTGCACTGATAGGTAGATTAATTCCATTAACAATTGTTAAAAGTGAACTAAGAAAAAGAGATAAATAAGCTAATGATTTTTTCACGGTATTTATATACTGAAATAATTGAAACTTCAGACATTAAAATATCATATACCGATTCTTTCTATTTGAATTGTGAGATTACTATGAATGTATGAGTCAGGATTGAGGATAAGAGCAAGAGTAAGTTTACTCCCATCCTGCTTTGGTTGAAATTAACTTTTGACTAGCTCTTTTTCTGAATTAGAGACGGAGTTACCATTATTAAAAGATTGAGAAACAAGGTTTTTCTCGCTAATTTCTCCTGTGATTAAACGAGCACCTCTACCACGAGTAAAGTAATTCCATCCCCATTGCAACATTACCAACAGTTTATTATCAAATTCAATCAGGTAATAAATATGAGCAAATACCCATACAAGCCATGCAGAAATACCAGATAATTTCACAAAACCTAAGTTAGCAACTGCATGATTATTACCAATGACGGCTAAACTACCTTTATCCATATAGCTAAAAGGTTCTATTTGCCTTCCTTTTTCTTTCGCCACAACTAACCTAGCTACATACCTACCTTCTTCCATTGCTACGGGAGCAATACCAGGTAAAGGTTTATTGTCTTGATGAGCAAAATGGGCTAAGTCTCCCACCACAAAAATATTGGGATGATTTTTGATACTGAGATCCGATTCTACTATTATTCTACCAGCTCGATCGGTTTCGGCTGAAGTGCGATCGGCAATTATTTCTGATAAACCAGATGCCTTAACCCCCGCCGCCCACAAAATAGTTCTAGCTTTGATGGTTTCTTCTTGTTCTCCATGACGAATATTGAGGGTGTTTTTATCAATATTTGTTACCATACGGTTAGTCAATACCTCAACTCCTAATTCTTCTAAAGAGGCTTGAGCTTTTGCAGATAAATCTTCGGGATAAGGGGGTAATACTCGATTCATACCTTCAATTAAGACAATTCTTGCTTTTGTCGTGTCAATTTCTTTGAAATCCTTTTTAATACTTTTATGAGCAATTTCTGCGATCGCACCTGCTAACTCAACTCCTGTAGGGCCTCCTCCAACAATGGCAAAAGTTAACCATTCTTGTTTTTCTTGAGGAGAAGATAATTTTTCAGCTTCTTCAAAAGCGAGGAAAATTTTGCGACGAATATCAAGGGCATTTTCAATACTCTTTAAACCAGGAGCATCTTGTTCCCAATGATCATTTCCGAAATAATGATGACTAACTCCAGTACCAATAACTAAATAATCATAATTTAACACCCCCTCCCTCATAATTACCTGTTTTTGTTCAGGATTAATGTCAACTACCTCATCTAAAACTACATGGGTATTTTTATTTCTCCCCACAATTAAACGCAAGGGAGAACAAATTTCTGCAGGAGATAAACTACCCGTTGCCACTTGATAAAGGAGAGGTTGAAAAAGGTGAAAATTGCGTTTGTCAATCAAAGTTACTTTTAC is a window from the Cyanobacterium sp. Dongsha4 genome containing:
- a CDS encoding DUF481 domain-containing protein — encoded protein: MKKSLAYLSLFLSSLLTIVNGINLPISATDDLNTISSIDNNYKSILSMDDSPLKVMILTNLALKYARQNNQKKALKILAKAQQVSLQLTDNYQQIVSLTQVAQTYGEINNRESVNTKCHYAIASLNLAKEKTKQIKDKSLQASLLLNIALEYEKLGEIEIANNIYQQSQIIQTQISQPQPEFPFEQTPTKFQIGLLANVNSFRKTTATFGFDVNYEKQWEISDIFVNGTAFIGYDSDRTFNKFRPTGLINSVYRYHFDKDWSFFTNTLITANQDFFASQNDDDDLSILGNLLLGGGYNLWRGETPNNSVDLQIGLGSIYEYDFFDGEKRRNQLSPALGILLQSRGLKLGNAELNHILAIIPALNDLENYTITSDSNLSIPLSEKWSFTNRLFVRYRNQLIYENNPKVQFFFSTGVKYTF
- a CDS encoding NAD(P)/FAD-dependent oxidoreductase, giving the protein MSNLEKRSSLPHVVIVGGGFAGLYAAKELGNAPVKVTLIDKRNFHLFQPLLYQVATGSLSPAEICSPLRLIVGRNKNTHVVLDEVVDINPEQKQVIMREGVLNYDYLVIGTGVSHHYFGNDHWEQDAPGLKSIENALDIRRKIFLAFEEAEKLSSPQEKQEWLTFAIVGGGPTGVELAGAIAEIAHKSIKKDFKEIDTTKARIVLIEGMNRVLPPYPEDLSAKAQASLEELGVEVLTNRMVTNIDKNTLNIRHGEQEETIKARTILWAAGVKASGLSEIIADRTSAETDRAGRIIVESDLSIKNHPNIFVVGDLAHFAHQDNKPLPGIAPVAMEEGRYVARLVVAKEKGRQIEPFSYMDKGSLAVIGNNHAVANLGFVKLSGISAWLVWVFAHIYYLIEFDNKLLVMLQWGWNYFTRGRGARLITGEISEKNLVSQSFNNGNSVSNSEKELVKS